The following coding sequences lie in one Candidatus Eremiobacterota bacterium genomic window:
- a CDS encoding rhomboid family intramembrane serine protease, protein MSLTNVLVAVNVVAFVWELATGGPNVDHGYLYGPAVVQGGEWWRIVTAAFLHGSIVHVGLNMLALYQVGNVVEVLFGKFRFLLLYALAIAGSGFAVLYFSYNQYTLGASGAIFGLFGALVAAGLRMGARGRALVGQVIPVILINLVFTFSIPNISAAAHVGGLITGFLAGLLLFRAPRAPRYAYAYAGAPDESAREVETIEQPPAAAPHEAEDAPPLELRDPRE, encoded by the coding sequence GTGAGCCTCACCAACGTTCTCGTCGCGGTCAACGTCGTCGCGTTCGTATGGGAGCTCGCGACGGGCGGGCCCAACGTCGACCACGGCTACCTGTACGGACCCGCCGTCGTGCAGGGCGGCGAGTGGTGGCGGATCGTCACCGCCGCGTTCCTGCACGGCTCGATCGTGCACGTCGGTTTGAACATGCTCGCGCTCTACCAAGTCGGCAACGTCGTCGAAGTCCTGTTCGGAAAGTTCCGCTTTCTGCTGCTCTACGCGCTGGCGATCGCCGGGTCGGGTTTCGCCGTGCTGTACTTCAGCTACAACCAGTACACGCTCGGCGCGAGCGGCGCGATCTTCGGACTGTTCGGCGCGCTCGTCGCGGCCGGGCTGCGCATGGGCGCGCGCGGGCGCGCGCTGGTCGGTCAGGTGATCCCCGTGATCCTGATCAATCTGGTGTTCACGTTCTCGATCCCGAACATCTCCGCCGCCGCGCACGTCGGCGGCTTGATCACCGGTTTTCTCGCCGGGCTGCTGCTGTTTCGCGCGCCGCGCGCGCCGCGGTACGCCTACGCCTACGCCGGCGCGCCGGACGAGAGCGCCCGCGAGGTCGAGACGATCGAGCAGCCGCCCGCGGCGGCGCCTCACGAAGCGGAAGACGCCCCGCCGCTCGAGCTGCGCGACCCGCGCGAATGA